In Anopheles arabiensis isolate DONGOLA chromosome 2, AaraD3, whole genome shotgun sequence, the genomic window GAACCGCGAACCACCGACCAATGTTGCTGTGATTTCGTTGGAATAGATCAAGCCGTGAGGGGGTAATAAAACTAATCAACTCACCTTGCACCATAAATTGGGGGAGTGGGACGGGATGAGTTGAACAGAAATTAAatcttttatgttttatgcgGGTCCCCATTAtgatttattgtttgtgttgAAGTAAGTGCTACGAGCAGCACGGATCCACCCCCCCAGTAAACGATCCAAGgatatgttttgtgtgtgcttcacGCTATCAGAATTTTTTATTGGATTAATTCCTTTTCCTTAACGCAGCACATCATAACGATCTTTCATTTTAGTGGCTTTGTGTCTGAATTTCGGAAAGCGTACCTTAATGTTACTCATAACTTGAGGTTCTTGCGATACAAAGTATTACAATGAAGCTTTGATCGTCACTTTTTAAAGACCCTTCAGTATGATTGACATTAACggctctttttctctctttttcaagCAAATCTAATTTGACATCGTCGGATAAGGATGCTACATTCATTTCAACACCAACAGTATTGAAAATCTTGTTTTCCTCTAATGGTATCTTTAAACGTATTTTTACACACAGATGATTGAAGTTAATTCAACAACATAAATGAATTTACACTGATGTTCAATATTCAGTTTACTTTAGTCGGTGTGTTCATGTGAAAAGTGAAGAttattgaatgtttttaaCGTTTAAAATATCAATCATCATATTGACATCTTGATATGTTTTTGGATGatgatcaaattaaaaaatatatcatctTCAAATGGTATTACTACGAAACTAATCAAACAAACTCTTTATCGAATCATTTTTTCGGGGGGAAAGCACattaaaaaacattgaaacaaatGTATTATTTCCAATTATTTGAGCCGGTCTCATAGTACActtgtcaactcgtacgacttaacaacatgcccgtgaTAGATTCAagtcccaaatagaccgttgttgagccaaaagaaggaGAATTATtgccaaaaatcaaacatcaaacccaAAATAAAATTGCCCATCATGCAAATCATGCAAAAATCATCAACATTTAATCTTTATCACTGATGGCTTCACAATAACAGATTGTCACTTTTCATGTCAACGCCTTTGCTCGTTACCACGTCCTTTGAATTCCCGGTTTTGCTTCTCTAACGCGAACAACATGTGATAGTCTTGATTGACTTTCGTCAAAATGCTCAAAGCACGCCGGGACAGCGTTCCATCCACTCACCCACGCCAGCACAGCTTCCTGgtaataaaattcaaaacaaatcaacaacacaCTTTAAATGTGGATGATTATGCTGACTTCGGAGGTGATCTCATTAATATGCTAATGTCAACATATCTTCCTTCAGCATGGGGGCCACACGGGGTTTGTGCAAAGCGAAATTGCAAccatttgctgttgctggcagGGCAGTCATGCAGGGTGCCAGAAAGAGGCGGAGTTGGTGTTTTGCTGGGACACGTTTTTTGTAAGGTTTCGTTGCCGTTTGTGTGAGCTAGTTTCATTTAGGCGtatattgttgttgcttctcgATGAACTGATGTGGCAGACAGTTTGATTGACGACAAAGTCAATTGGCAGAGCGGCGCGACATGCGAAAGAATCGATGTAGTGATGACTAATCCAGCTGCTTATGCGGGGTGATTAAAGCTGCCTAATAAATGAAGCTTCCGAAGATTTGCTTTGATTGTTCTAGGGTCTTACGAACACTTTCAAAGtcgtatttttaaaagcaaacaaaaaggtaTTTTCATCATGTTTTAAACCGTTTGCAACCACCGCATTTTTCTCTATCATTGGccgaagaataaaaaataaacaataattcTATTCGTCAATGAGATGCGTGGTTGAGCTGACCAATATTAAGTGCAAAAAGAACACCCAAGACCACAAACCACCAAATCCGTTGGACCTCCCGCAATTTGGAAACCGATCACTCGGGGAAGCCATTCCACAGTGCCCAAACGCTCCCATGCACTCCACCTAAAAGTAAAACAGACCCTTAAGGCTAGCCCTGGAAAACGAGTACCTGTGACTCCCTACCATCCGTTCGCCAGTGAAAGGGTTATCTGAGAGGGGTAGACGGgcctccattttttgttgtggttcaTTTTACGACCGAAGGTAAAGGTAAAGGCGAAATCTGCGCGGACGGATGACGACATCTCGATTATGTGAATCAGAGAGTGCCGACTAATCGAGCGGATGGCTTTCCGGTACGCCGTACCTGCGGCCCAAGACGGAGGTtggctcttttttttcgtgcctAAAGAAATTGGGAGGCAGCAacgagaaagggaaagaaggaaagaaagaaagaaagtaaatCTTCAGCCTACCCCTTGTGTCGCTCGTGCGCCTCGTGGGGCGGAGCAGGTCGTGACGGGCGGGCTCTTGGATGGTCAAATCGTGAAGATGACACTTTTATGAGCCTGCCATAGTGCTGCGAGCAGTGGGAAAGAGAGCAGCGGCTATCGGCCGCACTGCTCccacctgcagcagcagaggCTGCCGGGGCTATGTTACGAATGTGTACAGACACGAACTGAGCAAGAGAATTGGACCTGAGCATAGctgcgagtgtgtgcgtgtgtgcggtttGCCAGATGTAGCATAATACCGCCAGCATTATGGGAACTGAAGTCCAGGGGTACAGTTATTCCGGGAGGTTGAAAACATTGACAATTTTGTTGCCTACAGCTTCCATGGAAAAGTTAAAATATGATGGACATTCGCATGAAAAAGTTGtattaaattttatgttgttaTTATATGCTAAATGTTACCTACAATAATAATCTTTCGTTAATGTAtgaatgtttcaatgttttagTTAAGAAACAGAAAATCTTAAGAAAATAAGTATTTTGTGCGCCTCTTTTACCCGTCAGCATCACgacttttaaattgaaaaagtaaaaccacTTCCATTCCAGGTTTACGAGCCCTGCCTTTCTTTTCgggcacagtgtgtgtgtgcgcaccaTTCGCCGTgcccacaaaaaaaccccgcaCGCACATGTAGTGGTGCACACCATTCTCTGCGTTGGTTGGTCACTGAAATCAGCTGGAATCGTTTGAAAGGAACGTGCGCTCTGCCACTTCAGCGTACGGGCACGCACACCACCAGGCGGGATTCCCATCGTTACGTGCTGCTACGTCATCGAGCGCTACCGACCGGCGCGTGAACGCAGTGCAATGAGAGAACGCAAGCTCACGGGCTCATTGGCTGGCgggctggtgtgcgtgtgcgacATGCAACACAAAGCACGgtgcgctcgtgtgtgtgtgtgtgcgtgtgttcgcCGAAGTCGAAACGGTTCTCCGAAAGCGGTCGTGCCGCTGCGAATGGCTGACGGGGCCGTCATTCGCAAAAGAAACTTCCACGGGAGCGCTTGCGGAGCGCTCGATAGAACAACACGACTGAAAGTACCTTTTCCACAGGGTGGAAAGGGCCCCGCGGGTGTGTGAGAAACGAAAGAGAGATCacgtgagcgagagagagcgagtgagtgagCAAGAAAGAGGAAGTTGAGCAGTGTTTTTCGGAGCAAGTGAGCAAACAGTGTGTGGCCGAACTAGCAGCGGAGTGTAGCACACGATACAACAATATCAGCAACAAAAAGGTTGAAGTGAAACAAAGCGAGCGAGCAAGATAGAGAAAGCAAGCTagaggctgtgtgtgtgcatgtgatagcagagtgtgtgtgtgtgcgtggattTCTCTGTGTGTTGGAAGGAAGTGTGGAGTGTGGAGCACTGCTGGCAGAGGCAGAAAATCAATAGTCCTTCCCGAGTCCTTCGAAACGGTTTTTGAGGGAgagcgaagcaaaacaacaggGCTACGCAACCAcgtcgcaacacacacactccgtaCGTTACCAGAGCGATTGGTTGCCGTGAGTGAGTGTGGCTGCGTGGGTGAGTGTATGTTTGGTGTTGGGAAAGGCAAAAGTGGTGCAAAAAATCAGCACAACTAAGAGCAAAACAGTGAGTTTTGTACAGTTTGGTTGAAGTAAAAATTTGGCCCAAGCAGAGCAGCAACCAGCAACAGAAGCACGACCGAGAGAGGAGGAAGGAGTGTGTACCTcacggaaaagaaaacgagtGCAAAGTTTTGTTTCGTAACGCCATCATCTCAAGTAAAATCTCAAAAGCCACGGCTGAGTCAGAAGAGAAGTGAAGTTTTTCCAGCCACTagtgtgtgatttttgttttaccactGATTTCATTGTGACCACCACCTTACGCTCTGCATTGTGGTGTTGTGttgaatgcgtgtgtgtgtgtgtgtgtgataagcAAATCCTCACGCACAGTGTGTGATACAGCGGGAAAGAAACCTTTTTGCCTGAACCGAGGGAAGCCAAACTCCCGACGGCAAATTCGACGACGGCGGTTGTACCAGAGATTCCCGTCGGCCGATTGCAATCGGAAGACtgaggaacagcagcagcagcagcagcagcagccagcaagGAGCAGAAGACTGACCACAAGCAACatcgtagcagcagcagcagcagaccaCAGCAGTAGCCATTAACACTGTTGTGCGTAGCAACCACAAGGATTACTCCGTCGGTGTGAAAGAATTGCAGCATTCgacgcagcagcagtagtagtgttgtgtgtgcgtgtgttcttGGTGGTGTTCcgtgtgtttggtgcgttGGCAAACGAAATAAGGCCAGCCGTAATTTGAAATGAAAGTGTGACCAAACGCGTTTGTGCGGAGCGTAAAAAAGGTGTTAGAATCTACGCCCGAGTGtgacgtgtatgtgtgtgtgtgtgcggtggaaTAATCGATCGGTGCCAAATGAAAAAGCAGAGTTGAACCACCGCAACACGCAACagtagcgagagagagagagagagataagtGTGTGCCGTGTGTCGGGGTGTCGTTTATTGAGTGCGCGTACATCacagtgtgtgttgtgtcccACGATGGCCATGGCAGCGTGCTATCCGACCTACGACCACATGACCGGCGGCAGCAGAAATGtggctcagcagcagcagcagcagcatctcgtgcaacagcagcagcagcaacagagtCCGGTCGCGGCCACTAGTCAGCTGCACCATCTGTCGTCGCGGCTGTCGgccgcggcagcagcagcagcggcggccgcagcggccgcagccgccgccagcAACATGTCGGCGGTGCAGAAGGATTTCAGCATACCGCTGCACGTGGACTGCAGCGTGGAGTACGAGCTGCCGAACCAGGCGAAGCCGCCGGTCGGTGCCCGGGTGGAGCCGCTGCTGATGATCCATCCGTGCTACTTCCGCAAGATGGAGAGTCAGCGGCGCAGCCCGTTCATCAACAACATGCCAAATTCGTCCCGTAGTTCTAGTGCGTCGATCGCGGCCAAGGCTGGTGGCAACGGGGGGGCCGTCGGcagtggtagcagcagcagcgttgcCAGCAATGCCGTCACGTCCAGCAGTGCGTCGGCCGCGGTCGATTCTGTCGCGAGCCGGCGGAGTGCCGTGACCGCAGCTCACAAGTCGTCGTCGGCGTCGGCCgctgcggctgcggctgcagccgccgccgctgccgtctCCACCAGCAACCAGTTCCTTCAGCTCCAGCTGGACGATTACGTTCAGCGGCAAATGCATCGCTCGTCAGCGGTCAacagtcagcagcagcagcaacaacaacactatgctgctgctgccaacaACACAGTCAATGGtcatctgcagcagcaacagcagcagcatcaccatcagcagcagcagcagcagcagcaccacagtcgccaccagcaacaacagcagcaacctcaccaccatcatcaccagtcgcagcagcagcatctcgcTGGACAGTCCGCGAACCAGTACAGCCTCACCAACAGTCAgtctcagcagcagcagcagcatcagcaacagcagtctgCAGCTGTGACAACCTCCGACTGGGGCCGCTACCACATGGGTTCGGCGGACTGCGTCAGCTCCGGGGGTGGTGCTGCCGGTGTTGCTGGCAGTGTGGTACGCAACGGGGGCAGCTACGGTAGCAAGctgtccaacaacaacaacaacagcgtctacaacaccagcaacaccggcaacagtaacagcagcagcagcagcagcaacaaatccAAAAGTGTCACTAGCGCGTCGATGAAGCGCAGCAACGCAAGTAATACGGGTATCAGtcaacaccaccagcagcagcagcagcagcagcaacaccagcttcagcaacagcagcagcagcagctgctgatgCCGGCCAGCTGCGCCGtgtacaacagcagcaccgcGAACGGTGTCAGCAGTGGCCTGGTCGAGGGcggcggtgctggtggtgggccCCGCTGGGGCGACATCGAGAAGACTTcaatggcggcggcggtgccGCGCGATTTCCAGGCCGGCCCCGAATCGCTCCCGATGAAGGCGGGCGGGCTCGTATCCGCCGCCAacctgccgccgccgccgccctcCGCCTACCGCAGCGGGGGCAAGCGGGACGCGATGCTGTCCGGTGCCGGCGGCTGTGCAGTGTACAGTAGTAATAGTAACAGTAATAGTAACAACACTAGCGCTAGTAATCGAGGCCACAGCAAcaccggcggcagcagcgtTGTTGCGGCcaacggcaccaccaccagcaccatcaccaccaccaccggcattCCCAGCACGGACCTCAGCCTGTGGGAGGCGGCGGCGAACGGCGGTGGTGGGGCCGGCACTACCAACTCCACCCTGCCGGACAAGAGCTCGATGACGGCGGCCATTCCGCGAGATTATCACGCGGCCGGTCCGGAGCATCTCGCGGCTTGCAACAAGCTGGCAGCTgcacggcaacagcagcagcaacagtaccagcaacagcaacaacagcaacaacagcaacatcatcatcagcagcagcagcagcaacatcactcccagcagcagcagcagcaacagcaacaacagcatcgtcaacagcaacatcgccagcagcaccagcagcaccagcagcagcaacagcagcagcatcatcatcagcagcagcaacacctgcatcatcagcagcaacagcagcagcaacatcatcacaaTCACCAGGttgcggtggcggcggccgctgctgcagcggcggcagcggccgaAGCGTCCGAGAAGCTGCTGTTTGCGGCCAAGTACCGGCAGCACCAGCGCGCCTCCCATCGGCTCCACCCGTACATGATGAGCTCCAGCTTTACCCCGCTGATGACGGCGGCTTTCCCCCCGATGCAGCAGGTGTCCTGCTACAACGTGTGATTCTAAGCAGAAGGGGTGGGCCAACAACCGTAACAACAATCGGTAACGGGTGGTGGATGAAAATGTTGCTGACGTGTGTTCCTTCCGGTGTgcgcgcgtgcgtgtgtgtgtatgcacgCGTGGGGGTGGCAAGTGATAAGAGCAGTAGGAGacagggagggaaaaagaagttCAGTGAGATGTTTGTAACGCGTTCGCGCTTTTTCTGTTTCTGGCAAagctgttctgttctgttctgtttattattattaatattattattattattattattatttcacttTGGTCGTTAGACGAAACAATGTTGCAAGCACGTGAAGATGGAAAATTTCTTTCGCCCAATCGCCAATGCCCAACActgcaaagagaaagagaaggcgAGTTAGATAGGAGTGCCAGAGTTGCAAAGAGATAAGGGCATGCAGTAGTTGAAGGAGGAGCcagagaagaagaggaggaagaaggagACGTTGGCGGTGACGGCCACTCTCGTCAAGCATGTATAAAAATAGACAGcaacttttttgttgcaaatttaaatGTGATAGTAGTTTTTACTCCCAAATAATAACTTcagctaaaacaaaagaagaagaaaaaaaacgaggaaCGACTAAAGGAACGACCGCAACTTTGACCGCAAAGAGACACTCTCTGAGGGGGGAGGGTGAGTTGGATGGTGGAAAGGTATTGTACCAGCACTACACCTCTTCACGCCTCTTCTCCTCACCCACCCCGTCTTGGGAAGAGAACACTAGTGCTATGCTAATTGACTAATTGATATATGACTTTAGAGAAGGCGACACGCGCAAAATTCACATCTGAcggttttgttttccgttttatGTTTGTCGtagattttgttttccaagCATAACCGATTAGCGGACGGCGCaactgtgtgcgcgtgtgtgtgtgtttgtatgtgggAGGGAGTGGGTGCGCGAGTAGACTACTTTTATGTTGCCTAGGTGTTGATAAAggatgataaaacaaaaaccaactgaaaaataataatacaacCGGACGACAGCACGTGTCCGGCGTGTTTAGTGAGTGTTTGGCTTTAATCGAACGGTAGTACGGGataaatatacatatatctatacacacagacacagacataCGCATTACACACAGGACACAAAcctctatatatatatactacGTATTAAACGGAAGAAATGTGCGAAGAAGCAACATAACTATATCTAGCCTCAACAAAATTCCTTTCGTTTCTACTCATGAAaacccacacaacacacacaaaccctcTAACGGAAGAGTGGACAGGCAAAAAACTGTAAACTTTGCATGTAACTCGCGATAcactaaagcaaaacaaagaagtacgtttagtaaaaaaaaaaacaagcagcaaCCCTGAGACGGAAATGAACTTGTAAtagaaaagcaaagaaagcaaaaaataacacattagacacacacacacaaacattgaaAACGGCAGTTGAGTAGTAAGCGGTGGTAATGGAGGATAAAGTAGGAGAAGAAGACAGGAGACAGGAGGCGCAAGCGTAACGTAATACAAAGAAAAATGCGGAGTCATGaactgaaaataaaaacgaagaaaCCTAGCTAAAAACAAACGCCCCCCGTTTAGTAAAAACTAATcgaaaaacattgaaaaatgaaacaaacaaacaaaaaatctattaTCTTGCTCTCAATTCTGTGTTccaacaaaagaaagaagcgCAGCTCGTGTTCAACGTTCTGTTCTGTTGTTATAGGCGAGACAGTCATTAGAGAGTGTTTTTGGTGGGGGTTCGTTTTCTTTCGCGGCTTTTGTTCCCGTCCAAAGgtttatgcgtgtgtgtgcttttttttgtttctccaagtttttgttttggtggtcCAGTTGTGCAGTCCCCCCCGGGGGGTTGTCCGCAGTAGAGTTCCTCTTTTGATTTTCACCAGGTTATCGCTGTCGTTCTCGTTTCGTGCGTGTATTGATGTGTCTCCCGTGCAGATGTGTAAGGGGTTTCCCACCACAAAGCCTCCCCCTTCAAAAAGAGTTCCTCGCCTGTGTTGGCACCATTCACTCTCCGACGAACTGATGCCCCGATCTGATTTCTTCTAGTGTGTTAACCTGTTTCTATTGTGATAGACGAACATTGCCATACCGCCGGGTCGGGGTGGGGGTTACGATAAGGTACGGTGGAATTCTGATCGAATAATTCCATTTTTCCCCAGGCAAATTGATTTCTCTGCAAAGTTGATCCTTTCTTTATGAGCTCCATGTTGCATATGCCTGTCCAGTGTTCCAAACAGCAGCATCATTCCTTGAACTTCGCCTGTTcctgggttgttgttttttaccCACCGCTGCCCCCCAAGTTGTCGGCACCGAACCCGAACACCTATATTATATCCCGTGCGCGTTGTTTTACCGATCAGCTCTGCTACTAATGGCTTACGTTTCGACCCACTATTGTATAGGCGACGTTGTGCTTTAGCGAACGAAGGTAGCGAGAGGGTAAATATAGGGTACGGATAGCGGTGGTACGGTAACATAGTAAAGGTAAAAACATGAAGTAAACAATGTGCATATTTAACATGTTATTGTTGCATGatcgctgcaaaaaaaaaaactaacccaGTAATAATAATAGGACAGCAGTAATATGAGCGGGCAGCAAACTCACTACCAGCTATACagcaagaagcaaacaaaacaaactactaatcaaaatcaataaacaaaaaaacttgaactggaacaaaagaaaagagagaaaaaaaacaacgacgtACTATGCATGTTtcggaaaaaacaacaacctacTGACGCAAACTGTTCGATAGAGGATGTTcgattttgagtttttgttttccaaaaagaaaaaagaaataacagaaACTAATGAAAATTTCCTAAATAACCAAATAACATAAAATGCAACCCAACAAACGCTCACACTGACTCCTACACTAAGCAAATGAAGTATTCAGACTAGAAATTAATGGCAAACTAAGGCAAAAACAAAGGTGTTAATGGtaacggaaaacaaaacaaacaaacacagactAATTaactgaaaataaacaaacacacaactcGAACACATTCTCTCCTAGTCTAGGTCGCGTACGAAAACTAACAATACAATGCAAAATTATATACTCTCTCAGAcatatacaaaacaaaaacaaaaaaaaagccgtgacaagtatactaTATTTCAGTAACTAGAACGAAACGTTAATGCAATGGGAAGACAAATGCGGTGGAGTGCAATTGttagttgatgtttttttttgtttggcgagGGCTGCTGCTAGTGGGTTATGTTTTTAGTGTTTCTGTTCcgaccttttttgttttttcttcttcgaaaAAGCGACTAataccacacaaaaacaaacaagtctTATGTAAAGCGTAGAATAGGATTGTATGCAAAATCTCtaaagcataaaacaaacaaaactaatgATAACAAATTGATAACGACGAGTCAAAGAGACACaggccaaaaacaaaagcacacaccTTCTCAGGACAGGATCAGTACGGCAGAGggggtagagagagagagaggtgagtgtgtctgtatgtCTGTGTGGTAAACCTTGTGTGCTTTTTGGTGGACCGCTTCTTGCGTTTGGCCGTCGTGTCGTGTTCGCTGTACATATACTAAGATACTGACGGGGGAGGACGGGTTGACGAATACAAGCCAAAGGGGAAGGACATCAAGTCAAAGTTCAGTCAACGGTGAATGCGATTGCTCGGCAAAACAAAGGGGGAGGAAACATAGGAAAAGCTAGTAATTCCAATCGCGCGCATACTGTGTCAAGCATACTAACCAACTGGGTGGTAAAACGATggtgaaaaaagtgaaaaagaaaacagtgaGAGAGACGAAGAAGAACGGGAAACGAgggaagatgaaaaaaaaacaactgacACTGTAGAACTATAACTAGTAAACGTTAAGCATAaagtaacagaaaaaaacaactgatAATAAATAGTAGAATGCTCGGGAGAGAGAAGGGGTAGGGCAGTGTCAAAACGG contains:
- the LOC120906614 gene encoding centrosomal and chromosomal factor, whose product is MAMAACYPTYDHMTGGSRNVAQQQQQQHLVQQQQQQQSPVAATSQLHHLSSRLSAAAAAAAAAAAAAAAASNMSAVQKDFSIPLHVDCSVEYELPNQAKPPVGARVEPLLMIHPCYFRKMESQRRSPFINNMPNSSRSSSASIAAKAGGNGGAVGSGSSSSVASNAVTSSSASAAVDSVASRRSAVTAAHKSSSASAAAAAAAAAAAAVSTSNQFLQLQLDDYVQRQMHRSSAVNSQQQQQQQHYAAAANNTVNGHLQQQQQQHHHQQQQQQQHHSRHQQQQQQPHHHHHQSQQQHLAGQSANQYSLTNSQSQQQQQHQQQQSAAVTTSDWGRYHMGSADCVSSGGGAAGVAGSVVRNGGSYGSKLSNNNNNSVYNTSNTGNSNSSSSSSNKSKSVTSASMKRSNASNTGISQHHQQQQQQQQHQLQQQQQQQLLMPASCAVYNSSTANGVSSGLVEGGGAGGGPRWGDIEKTSMAAAVPRDFQAGPESLPMKAGGLVSAANLPPPPPSAYRSGGKRDAMLSGAGGCAVYSSNSNSNSNNTSASNRGHSNTGGSSVVAANGTTTSTITTTTGIPSTDLSLWEAAANGGGGAGTTNSTLPDKSSMTAAIPRDYHAAGPEHLAACNKLAAARQQQQQQYQQQQQQQQQQHHHQQQQQQHHSQQQQQHLHHQQQQQQQHHHNHQVAVAAAAAAAAAAAEASEKLLFAAKYRQHQRASHRLHPYMMSSSFTPLMTAAFPPMQQVSCYNV